Below is a genomic region from Timaviella obliquedivisa GSE-PSE-MK23-08B.
TGGATTGAGGTTTGTGGATCAATCGGGTGTGGTGACAAGTGAACAGGGGACGGCGGCGATCGCATCCTCTAGCCTGAACTCTGCAAGCCAGCAAGCGGGGTTACTGGGTGAGGTACTGATTGCATCAGGCAACACGATCAAACAGGTAGCAGCGGGAAAAGGGGATACAACGGGATTGATTCTAGATTGGGTTGAGCATCAATCGGCATTCGTAGGCAATCCTGTGATCACGAAAAAAACCCCGTTGCAACTACAGAGCGGCTACGGGGCATTGACGGTTCAGGGCTGGAGTCCGAATGATAAGGCGATGATGGGGGCAACGGTAGTCACTACGCCGCCTGTGGGCGTTCATCCGACTGGTAATATTCAGGTGCCAGAGTGGGGCAATGTGAAGCTAGGAGAGGCGATCGCGCCAGGTTCGCTCTATACCTGGGGCGATGCCACGCGCCAAGGTGAGCGTGTCCCTGAAAGCAATGATGTGATGCAAGGAATCGTCCTAGCGGCTGGCTTGATGGACGAGATATCCAAGAAATATCTGGGTGGTCAGAAGGTGCAGATTACTAGCTGGTACAGAGATCCGGCTAGTAATGAGGCTGTTTCCAGTTCGGGGCGATCGGGTCCGCATACCACGGGTTCGGCGGTAGATTTCTACACCGATAACATGGATCAAATTCATGCTGATTATGAGCGATCGTGGGAGGGGGGAGTCGCCATCAGTCCAGGAAGTTTTGTGCATCTGGACGGGCTTGGTGTGTTTCCAGGGCTGGAGCATTATCCCAAGCTAAGGCGGTGGCAATATTAGGGAACACATCCACCAGAAGAATAGGCTCTAGAGATACTGTAGAAAACTGCTGCTCCATTTTTCTACAGACTACCGAAGCCTTCCGAATCTCCTCAGTGTGGGAGATGTCTGAAGCCGAACTGATTGCCAAATGCATCTGGGCGATCGCCAACTCTAGATTCTGGGAACGCGTCAATTTAGGAGAAGTCATGATTAGATATTTCACAAAATTACCGAGAAAATGGGTCTAAAGCCCCGTCGTTCACGACGGCTTCTCTTCCGGCTTCAATGCTTCTTTTGAATTAATTTTAACCTGAAATCCAGATCGGTTTAATCCAGATTAGCTTCCTTTCCTTCATCCCCACCCCATGAGATTGCTGCCGCCAGTGTCCGCGCCTCCAATGAGCATGAGGGCTGGCATGAGTGCCCTGCGGCGGGTTAATCCTAGGTAAGCTCTGTCGCTGATAATCCTTCCCAATCCAACGGGGAACACGGTACAATGGGCGATCGCTTTTCTGCTTACCGAAGCCCTTCCGCTCATCCGATGCAACCAAGATTTCAGAATCAATTAATTCTGGAAGATAGCTTAAAGACAGTACAATTTGCAGGACGATCGTTCTAAGCTTAGCTAGAAAAAGTTCGTCCTCTTTGGTTGTAGCCTCAGTTCCTATCTTGGGGTTGGGTTTGAATAAAATCTCATTATCACCTAGTCCAAAACCTGTCATCCAAGTAGACTCAGATTGATCCGACAAGAATATACTTATCTGTCTTTTATGCTCCACTCTAAAGGGAGTTTTGTTGATGCCATCGCTGATCACGACAAGCAGGTAGGGGATCGGATTTCCTTCGCTAGTACATAAAGCAGAGTTGGGAAGGAGAAGTAGCATTCCCGGTAATGGTGCCGTCCAAAATTCGTCAATTAATTTTGTCAGCCCGTTAATATCTGTCTCCTGAAAGTCCTTCAGGAGACTATGACTAATGCAATAAGTGGGTAATTCATCTTGCACCCACCATTTCCACGCTAGTCGATGGAGGTTGGCAGCGGGATCAAGGTGAATGTTCTTTACAGGCTCATTGTCAGTGCAGATGGCAGCGATCGCACTGATTAATTCCCATGATGCGTGAGTCTTTGGGATGCGGTAAGCGTGAGGGGGCGATCGTAGTTTCTTCAGTGTCGGGCTGTTTCCCTGCTCCATGTATTTTCTGATATCCGATAGGGTCAAGGATCTTCCCCCTTCAAAATTTCCAACTGTTTGCGCAGACTCTTCAGTTCATAATTAGTAGGCAATTCCCACAATTAAGTGCATCCAAAGAATGAAGATCTCGAAGCCTGACACACGCAGAGGGTCGCCATCCACACAATGCTCGACCCATGTTATGGAAAATAGTTGATAGTTGCGGTTGAAGGATTTTGGAACATTGATCCACCAAAGCTCCCGGCTAAGCTCAACACTAAAAACAAATCGATTCAGCAAAAGCATGGTATTTTTCATGAATCCTTGAGTAAGTTTTCTTCTAGAATCTCTCGAATAGAGTTCTCTAGAACGTCTGCCATTTCTACGATCGCCGCCACATCGACACCCATGGAGGAAAGCTTTTCAAAGGTAGAAGTAACCTGATCGGTGGCGATCGCGTGGATTTGTTGAGCAGTAATAGACCCAGATCGATCGCCAGCAGAAGAAGCAATATATGCAGCAGAAAATGGAACATTTGGAACGACAGTAGCAACTGCATCTACCGCTTCTAGCTCTGATAGTTCAGCCTCTTGAGCTTCTTCATACACCTCTGAACTCATGGGTTTGCGTTGGGCTATTTCCAGCAATCTAGCCCCATTCTGCTCCCAATAAGCCCAGGCAGTTTTCGCGTTGTTGAATCCTAATGGGAAAGGAGGACCAACGTCATCGCGCTCTACACAAAAGCCTTTTCCCCAATCTTTGACTGTGCCAACTTGAGCATAGTAATCTTTGATTTCTTCGAGTGTTGGAGCAGAGGTAGGTAAGGGATTTGATTTTGTGTAGCGATCGTATTGCTGCCAAATCTTGAGATGTTGCTTGAGTGCGTCATCCAGGCTAGAAAAAGTTTTTCGGAAGCCTGGAGCCTCAAAAATGAATGGAAATCCACCACTGCTATTCTCTTTAAAGCCACCCGGATAAACGCTGTCATATGCCACACAAACCAGCTTGAATTTTTTATCCTGTTCATCTTGATCAACAGTTGGCAGCTTTTTAATGCTGATTTTATCCAACGCTTCAGTTAGGGTTAAATCCGTCACGCTGTCGGATTTGATTAGAGCATCCCAGCTACGGGCGATCGCCATGGCTCGTTGGGCTTTGCGCTCTTGAATGTTGTGTTCTTGAAGATAGGGCAGCCAACCGCCATGCTTGGTTTCAGCTTTTCGCTGCTCTAGCTTTTGCCCTAGCTCACGGTAGAGTTGCAGTGCTGCTTTTCCGGCATTGAAAGCCGTCTCCTCAGATT
It encodes:
- a CDS encoding DUF882 domain-containing protein; protein product: MSEIATKIAALTDGDPRGLSEGVRSHYSLRIKIGALEFSRLKGDFVGTPVISLNTRQFSEIEFTLNNKKRQEDQITPEGDRSSSEPVTEQAPEQLSEDLWEQILANEGAEVQVELGYAPDHLQNVLVGKLYRIGRKLPDGVILEVMDQSAQLANTTRSSVNAKGETPVISKLKPDDLSADAFTLLPVADETDLGTAQLQVRSFGETARIDLGLNSSSGITPLPTETTGENSRPATSPLVEKAALESGLRFVDQSGVVTSEQGTAAIASSSLNSASQQAGLLGEVLIASGNTIKQVAAGKGDTTGLILDWVEHQSAFVGNPVITKKTPLQLQSGYGALTVQGWSPNDKAMMGATVVTTPPVGVHPTGNIQVPEWGNVKLGEAIAPGSLYTWGDATRQGERVPESNDVMQGIVLAAGLMDEISKKYLGGQKVQITSWYRDPASNEAVSSSGRSGPHTTGSAVDFYTDNMDQIHADYERSWEGGVAISPGSFVHLDGLGVFPGLEHYPKLRRWQY